The uncultured Bacteroides sp. DNA segment ATTCTTCGATTAATATAATACATACTTCGTAAATATTCCGGTGTCTTAGCCACATTATAAGCCAAACTCTTCGTCATGCTAGCCCGTTTATTAGCCTGCGTAGGCAAAAAATTAGGACTGACGAAACGTTTCACAGGAGCCTTAATACTTCGATTAAAGAAACCCGGCAGAGTCCGCGAGGAACTTTTTCCTACGAGCACTTCCACTACTTCGTGCCCGTTACGCAATAACATATCTTCCAGCGTGATGGCCTGGGTAAAATGTCCCCTGCCCTCTCCTTGTACAATAAATAAGAATTTCATGATGCTATAGTTATTTGTAAAGGTTCTTGCAACACCTCCTCCTCCTCAACCTTGTTGAGAAGCATTTGGTCAAAATAGCGTACCGTCCAGTTACCTTCTTCATCTTCGGTCAGTGCAGAGAGTGTTTCCACCCAGTCACCCGAATTAAGATAATGAATGCCATCATAATACGTATTTGCAGGATGGTGAATATGTCCGCAAATCACACCGTCACACTTCTTTGCACGGGCTAGTTGCACCAATTCAGTTTCATAATCACAGATATAAGAAACGGCTGATTTTACTTTGTTCTTTATTGACTGCGAAAGCGAGTAGTAAGGTTTTCCCTGTTTCATTCTGCGGGTATTATAAACCTTGTTGAGCCACAGAAGAAAAGAGTATCCGGTATCTCCAAGCATCGCCAGCCATTTCATTTGTGTAGTGACGGTATCGAATATATCACCATGTGTAATATAATAACGTTTTCCATGAGTTTCGTAAATGCAATCTTTCACAATCTTCACATTATAAAAGTTCAATGGAGCCAAAGCATCCAGAAAATCATCATGATTGCCTCGCACATAAATCACTTCCGTACCAAATTTCTCCATCATCTTCATTATAACCTTGAAAAAATCAGTATGTTTGGGTTTCCATTTGTGCAGACCTGTTTTTTGCAAATGCCAACCATCAATAATGTCACCGTTCAATATCAGTCGATCACAATTTATCGATTTTAAGAAGCTGCTCACTTCTTCGGTTTTTGAATGTGGCGACCCCAGATGTATGTCCGAAAGAACCACAGTAGGATAATACGTGCGTAAATGCATAATCTTTTTTATTATTGTTATGCAAAAATCACATTTTAAGATTACAAGATGATGACTATTACATTACTTTCCTATGAACAATACTTCAATTTGAACGTTTTTATTTCAAAACAAGATACTTCGTTAGTAGCCCAAAAAGGTTGGTTAAATTATTAAAACAATAATAAAAATGGAAAAGTTTGAAACATTAATAAAATCAAAAAGCCCTGTCCTGATAGATTTCTTTGCTGAATGGTGTGGCCCTTGCAAGACGATGAAGCCTGTTCTTGAGGAAGTTAAAGGGCAATTGGGAGAGAAAGCACGCATCGTAAAAATAGATGTGGATAAGTTTGAAGAGTTAGCCGATAAATATCGTATTCAGTCCGTACCTACTTTCATTCTGTTTAAAAATGGAGAATCTTTGTGGAGGCATTCAGGTATGATTCAAGGCAAAGAACTAAAAGAAGTTATTGAACAATATATTTAAAAAAATGAAAAGATCGCTTATTACATTTATTATTGCTATGATAGCAGGCTTCTCTTTCGCAGCAGAACATCAAGAGAAAGATCGAGAAAAAGAGAACAAAAAAGAATCTCAAGATGGTGAAGTCGTCGTTATGAACAAAGCCCTATTCATCAGCGAAGTGTTCGATTTTGAAAAATCGCCTGAGTGGAAATACACAGGCAACAAACCCGCCATCATCGACTTATACGCCGATTGGTGTCCCCCTTGTCGTGCCATTGCCCCCATCATGAAAAGTATGGCCAAAGAGTATGCCGGCAAAATAGTGATATACAAAGTGAATGTAGACAACGAAAAAGAGCTTGCTTCCTTCTTTCAGGCAACAAGCATTCCACTAGTAGTTTATATTCCGGTAAAAGGAGAACCGCAATTCTTTCGCGGAGCGGCAGACAAAGCAACGTATAAGAAAGCGATTGACGAATTCTTACTGAAAACCGAATAAAGAATCACCGTTAAACCCAATAAACCCCATTCATCTCTCAAATAGTTACCGGCATTCATCCTGAAGAGGATGGATGCCGGTGCAGTTTAAGTTATCAGCGGATAAATAAACCTTGTCGTATTTATAGTTCAACTGCTGATAAATCTGTAAATGCTTTCTCAAAATCACGTTCTGCCGCCAATGCTTGGTTTACCGTATCGTAATATAACCCGATTTCTACAATATAATCCAATAGAGAAATCTCGCCTGCGTTCAAGGCTTTGATTAACAGATTTGTATTATTGAGTGCCACAAGAGATTTCCGATATCCGATAGCTGTCTCTTGTAATCCGGTAGCGCGCATATACAACTTCTTTAGCTGATCGTAAAATTGTTGCTTACTCTCCGTCTGCTTAGCTTCGGCAGCTATTACACCAGCTTTTGCCAGCTTTATCCGGTTCTTATTTTCCCATAAAGGAATAGAGATGCCAAGTGTAATCCCCTGATACTTTTGTCCGAAAGTCTTTTCCTGCATATAACCTGCCGAAAAAGCAGGAAGCCCCATTGCTCTGTTTAGCTTCACCTCATTTTTACTCACTGCAATTTGCTGTTTCACATATTGCAATACAGGATTCTTTTGCTCAGCAGAGAGATACCAGTCCTCAAAATTAGCAGGTAGCGGAACTACATTATATTCATTATTACCAAATAAAACATCTATTCCACCATTCAGGCGTTTTAAATCCAATAAAAGAGTTTTTCGTTCCACCTCCACTCGTGACATTTCTCCCCTGACAGTAGAGAGATTCAATTGGCTCTTATTATATTCCAACACATTCGCATCTCCTCGATCCAACCGTTCCTTATATGCATCCGAAATGGTTTGAGCATGTTGAAGCCGGATATCAAGTTCCTGCTTCAAGGCATTATAATAAGTCAGCTCAATGCAATATTGCTTGGCTTCAAGAAGAATCTTAATCCGGTCTGATTTGTATTGAAGTTCTACTAATTGATTCTTATTCTCAGCCATCCGGCTTTTCATTCCGGTAATAGTAGGAATATCAAACATCTGTTTAACACTGAAATCTTTTCGGCTCCCCACATTAGTAGGACTACCCCACATATAGTTAAATTCCAGTTCAGGATTAGACAGGAAGATACCCGTCTTATTTCCTAAACTTTGTACTTTTACGTCTTCCCTCAATGTTTTCAGGGTGGCGTTATTCTCTTCAATAGATGTCAAGACACCCTTTAAACTATTTTCATTTTGGGCAAAGAGCGATACACTTGCCAGCAATGCCACGAGATATATTATGATTCTCATTGTTGTTCTTCTTCTATGATTTCTATTTTCTTTTCTTGTTTACGGCTCATGTACAGATACATGATAGGAATTATAAATCCATTCAACAGGGTTGAACTCAACAATCCGCCCAATATAACTTTTGCCATCGGACTTTGTATCTCATTACCAGGTAATTCTCCTCCTAATGCTAATGGTATTAAAGCAAGACCTGATGATAGTGCTGTCATTAAAATGGGATTAAGTCGATCCAATGAGCCATGCATGACACTTTCTTGTGCAGACATGCCTGAAGCACGCAAGCTATTATATCTATCTACAAGGAGCATTCCATTTCGGGTAGCTATACCAAACAAAGAGATAAATCCGATAATAGCAGGAATACTCATAATACCACTGGTAATATAAATACTAATTACTCCACCAATCAGAGCCAACGGTAAGTTCAGCAATATAACCAATGATTGGGTGATGCTCTTGAACTCTTTGAAAAGTAGCAAAAAGATTATCAAGATAGAGAACATCGAAGTAATCAGTATAATCCTCGAAGCAGCCTGTTCACTTTCAAACTGTCCTCCATATTCTACATGGTAACCTTCCGGCAAATGGATTTCAGTGTCTATTTTTGTCTTGATATCATTCACTACACCTCTTAAATCTCGTCCGTCCACATTAGCAGAAATGACAATTTTACGAACTACATTTTCACGGTTAATCGTATTAGGCCCGGTGGAAGAAACAATATTAGCGATGTTCTCCAATGGTACTTTTCTCCCATTGGCATCCACTATCAGTTTTTTTATCCGTTCTACGCTCTCCCGACTAGCATCATTCACCTTCACCGTCAGATCAAAAGCCCGGTTCTCTTCATACACCTGAGATACAACTTCACCGCCTAACATGACATTTACGATATCGGCAAACTGCGGAAGAGTAACACCGTACTTAGCCAGCATCTCGCGTTTCGGCTCTATTTTAAGCTGTGGGCGTTCTACCTGTTGCTCCACATTCAAGTCGGCAATACCTTCCACATTCTGAATAGAAGCTTTTATTTGATTTCCGATTTCGTACATCCGATTCAAATCCGAACCAAACAACTTGATAGCAATATTTGCTCTTGTACCTGATAACATGGCATCAATACGGTGCGTAATAGGTGCTCCAATCTCAAGGTTTACACCTGACACGACTTTCATCTTTTCCCGAATTTCAGCGACCACTTCATCTTTTGAACGTTTATCCAAAACGAAAGGAGCTTCAATCTCCGATGTATTAACTCCTAGAGCATGTTCATCCAATTCGGCACGTCCTGTTTTACGCCCAACGGTCTGTACTTCAGGAACAGATAATAGGATACTTTCAACCATTTGGCCTATTTTATCAGATTCTTCTAATGAAATGCCCGGTAGAGTGCTAACGTTGATTGTAAACGACCCTTCATTAAAAGGCGGCAGGAAGCTACGACCGAAAGAAGTAAGCATAAGTATTGCGATAGCAAAGGTTATACCTGTTGCGCCCAATACCATCTTTTTATGCTGCAAAGTCCACTGTAATGCTTTGCCATACCCCAACTTAAGCTTCCGCGTCAAATAAGGTTCCCGATCCTCTTTATCACTTTTCGGCTTCCCCAGTAAGTAACTACACAATACGGGTGTAAGGGTTAAGGCAACAATGGTTGAAGCAAACAAGGCGATAACAAATGTGATTCCCAGAGGTGCCAACATTCTACCCTCCATGCCTGAAAGGAAAAACAAGGGAATAAAACTTGCCACAATAATCAGCGTAGAATTCAAAATTGGCATACGCACTTCCTTAGATGCTTCAAATACTACATTGATAACACTACGTTGTTCTTCTTTCGGTTTTTGCCTATTCTCCCGAAGCCGCTTAAACACATTCTCCACGTCCACAATCGCATCATCTACCAATGAACCAATGGCAATGGCGATACCCCCTAAACTCATTGTGTTAATGGTTAATCCCATCACTTTAAGGGTTAAAAGAGCGACAATCACCGAAAGGGGGATTGTGATCAATGAAATAACCGTTGTCCTTACATTCATAAGGAAAATAAACAACACGATAACCACGAATATGCCACCTTCGTACAAAGACTTTTGTACGTTGTCAATAGAGTTATCAATAAAGCGCGCCTGACGAAAAATATCGGTTGTCACCTTCACATCTTTAGGCAGTGTCTTTTGCAAGTCTGCAAGAGATTGATCCAGTTTTTCAGTTAGTTCAAGTGTGCTGGTGCTCGGCTGTTTAGTTACGGTTATGAGCACTGCCGGCTTTCCATGATCGGAGGCCAATCCCAGTTTAGGTGTCTTTGCGCCTACCTTCACTTCCGCTATATTTTCAAGTATGATAGGAATCTCATTCACCTTCTTAATAACCGCTTTTCTCAATGCTTCTATTTTGTTAGTGGATAAGATTCCACGAACAATAAATTCATTTCCATATTCATACAATACACCCCCTGATGCATTTTGATTCATTTCCTTAACGACATTCATCACTTCATCCAAACCAACGCCATAATGCTTCATCTTTCCGGGGTTGAGCAATATCTGATACTCTTTTATATCACCACCCAAAACCGTTACCTGCGCCACACCACCTGTCGACAACAATCGAGGGCGAATGCTCCAATCAGCCAATGTGCGCAAGTCTTGCAGTGAAGTCGTATCGGAAGTTAAGCCGATAATCATTACCTCACCCAAAATAGAAGACTGCGGACCCAATACCGGTTTACCCACATTAGAGGGCAGTACATCACCAACAACAGCTAATTTTTCAGAAACAATCTGTCTGGCCTTATATATATCTGTTCCCCAGTTAAACTCGACCCATACAATGGAAAATCCGGTCGTAGAAGAAGAACGTACACGGCGTACATCTGTAGCACCATTTACTGCCGTTTCAACAGGAAAAGTTACTAATCTCTCTACCTCTTCGGGGGCCATACCTTTGGCTTCCGTCATGACCACAACAGTAGGGGCATTTAAATCCGGAAAAACATCCACCTCCATGTTAGTAGCAGTATAGGTTCCCACCATCATCAGCAATAGAGCCCCAATAAGAACAACCACACGGTTGTTCAAAGAAAATTTAATGATCTTATTTAGCATGATTCCTTTTCTTTAATTAATGAGAGTGAGAATGACCTTCAGGTACCACAGAAGTATTCGCAGCAAGCTTCACCTGATAAGTACCTTTGGTAACAATTTTATCTCCATCCTTTAAACCTGAAAGGACCTTCACTCTTTCTCCATTACTCTGTCCGAGCGTCACTTCCCGTTTTGCAAACCCTTCTTCATCTAACTGTATATAAGCAAAATACAAGCCTTGCTCTTCAGTCAGAGCAGAAACCGGAATAGAAATTACATTGTTTTGTGGAGCAGACAACAGATAAACTTCCACATAAGAGCCGGGGATAATATCACCTATATTGTCAAATTCGAAAGTGACCGGGATGTAAAAAGACGATTGATCAGAAGCTTTTCCAAAAGAAAGTAAACGGCCATTTAAATCGGATAATTTGTATACTTTATCGCTATAAGACATCACGAAGTTGGCATTATTTATTTTCTTTAATTCATTGAAATAACTCTCGGGAACTTCGGCCCGCAACTGTAATTTCCTGTTTTTAGCGACAGTGGCAATAGGTTGTCCAACTGACACATATTCTCCCTGATTAACCAATCGGTTCTTAATATAACCGCTGATAGGAGAAGTCACTTTTACACCCGTAGCAGTTACATTGGCAGCTTGTGCTTTGTAGACAGTCTTGGCATTCTCGTACCGTAAACGCGTCTGCTCAAATTCTTTAGCTGAGATAATTTTATCTTTTATCAGGCTTTCGGAACGCTGGTAATCTTTTAAAGCCGCCTCATAAGCAATCTTTGTCTTGACCGTCGGATCACCATCATAAAGATTTTTAGCCGATAGGATGACAATAGTAGCACCTGTATTAACGGCCGCTCCCTCCGTAATAGCTTGGTTAGGAAAAGCGACAACACCATTTGATGTAGCAACAATGGTTACTTCATCGCCTTGTGCCGCCTGTATTTGCCCACTTGTTTTTATTACTTCACTGAATACTCCGGGTTTAATACTCTGAACCTCTAACCCAACAGCCTTTGCCTTCGCTTTAGTAAAAATGATTTCATTCGCATGTTCACCTTCATGCTCGTGATGATTTCCCTCTTTATGTTCGTGTTCAGAAGACTCTCCACTCTGCTTGTTGTTACAAGCCGTTAAAGATATGAATGTTGCAAATAGGATAAATATATATCTTTTCATTGTTTCATTATTTTTATAATTGGATAGAAAGAGAAATGTCACCTTGTTGCCTGCCATAAAAGACACACAATAGGACGAATAGCAGCACAATGGATGCTATTTTTGTATCTAAATATTGGTTAGTTACAAAAAGAAAGCAATTATTATTTATTGTATGAAAATAAAATGCTTAGGATAAACAATAGGGAGGGGCACGCAATCCGCTGCTTTCACCAAGCACTACGGGCGTATAGGACATAACAAACTCACCGTATGTTATGTCAGTGTTTAATAAATCAGCACTATAAGTTAAGTAATTAGTAAGTAGACACAGAACAGGAAAAAGGACTAAGTTGTCGCCACCGTCGTGAGAGACAACTTTGCTTCTAATAGTCTCGGAAGAAGATGAAACATATTCAGCATTGGTTGAGCACGCTTTTCCCTGATGAGTATCTCCGGCTGCATTATGATGCGTATGCTCATCATTATATGTATGGTCTTGTTCACATGTCTCCATAGCCAAACAAATCACTCCCCGATGGTGATGGTGTGGAATAGCAGAGAACACGATAAGTAACAGTGTTGCTATTGCTATGGGTACTATGGATAATATACGTCTCATCTAACTCTTATAATTCTTTGCAAAAATAAAAATAAAAACTCGTAACTTAATTACCAACGTGTTACAAAATCATTTTTTAAAACCATTGGTGTGTTCTAATTTAGCAGAACAATCAACACAAAGTCCTTTTAAAACATAATTGATGCTTTGCAAGGTAAATCCTTTAGGTAGTTCCACTATAGGAATATGAATATTTTCAAGGCAAAACGTCTTATGGCAACTCTCGCAACAAAAATGGGAATGTAAATCTTCCACGGCACAAGTACAAGCATTGCCGCAAACCGCATACTTTAATGATCCGGTACCATCATCTATACTGTGTATAAGACGATGGGAAAGGAAGAGGGTAATGGTGCGAAAGATCGTTGATTTATCTACAGTATCCAATAGGTTCTCCAGATCGAGCAGAGAAACGGTCCGTTCTGACTGCATCATCGTTTTTAATATCAGTATCCGGATGGAAGTCGGCTTTATATTCCTCTTCGCCAGCTTATCCAAAGGTTCACTATTTTCCATACACCTTTATTTTATCATTTTTTGTATTCGAACAGCGTTCATTATTGCAATCAACGCAACACCTACATCAGCAAAAACAGCCTCCCATAAAGTCGCCAACCCGCCGGCACCTAATATCATCACAAGTAACTTCACTCCAAATGCCAATGAGATGTTTTGCCTTATAATTCGCCGGGTAATCCGTCCTATTTCAATAGCGGTAACAACCTTTGAAGGTTGATCTGTCTGTATGACAACATCTGCCGTTTCAATAGCTGCGTCACTACCTAATCCTCCCATCGCAATCCCTACATTACTTAAAGCAAGCACCGGAGCGTCGTTCATTCCATCGCCTACGAAAGCTATCTCGTTTTCTTTATTCCGTTTTAATTCTTCAAGATGCCTTACTTTCCCTTCAGGCAACAAATCACCGTAGGCCTGCGTTATTCCCAGCTTGTCGGCAAAGTTAGTAACAATACTCTGCTTGTCGCCCGACAATATCTGAATATTTTGAATGTTTAGTGCTTTTAGCCTTCTTATTGCCTCCAAAGCGTCTTCTTTCAACTCATCAGCCAACAATACATATCCCACATATTTGTTGCCGATTGCGCAAACGACTATTGTTTCTGTAATAGAAAGTAGCTCTGAAGGAAATGTAATATGAAATTTCAACAGCAACCGTGTATTCCCTACTAGCACTATATCATTGTTTATTTCAGCCTTTAAACCGTGCCCTGCTATTTCTGCCACATTACTTGTAGGTATAAATTCGACACATTGCTTTTCGGCATAATGCACAATGGCTTTTGCTATCGGGTGTGTGCTCTTACTTTCCACCGAAGCTATTAATTGTATTAATTCTTTTTGGGAAATATCAGAAGTACATTGGCACGATTGTACTTCAAATGTTCCTTTAGTAAGCGTTCCTGTTTTGTCGAATACCACCGTATTTATTTTCGTAATAGCATCCAAATAATTGCCTCCTTTAAATAAAATGCCCAAACGTGAAGCAGCACCAATACCGCCGAAATATCCTAATGGGATACTGATAACCAATGCACATGGGCAAGAGATAACAAGAAAGACCAATGCCTTGTACAACCAATCATTGAATAGAAAACCGAACTGGAGATTTATAAATGAATAAATGAACGGTATTAAAACAATTAGTAGCGCCAATCCGATAACGATAGGTGTATAAATACGGGCAAACTTTCGGATAAAAAGTTCCGCCGGTGCTTTTCGTTCAGAAGCATCTTGCACTAATTCCAGAATACGTGCCAAAGTACTCTTATCAAAAGGTTTCGTTACTTTGATGCGAATAACGTTATCAGTTACAATCATTCCGGCAAGTACCTCCTCGCCACACCGGATCTTCCGCGGCACACTTTCGCCTGTTAATGCGGCTGTGTTGAAAGTGGCAGCTTCACTGAGCATCGTTCCGTCTAATGGCACACGTTCTCCCGCTTTGATTTCTATTGCCTCACCCACTTGCACCTGCTTAGGTGCTTCAGAGATGAGTCTGCCCTCTCTAACTACCATTGCCTTTTCAGGTCTGACGTCCAATAGATCACTAATATTCCGTTTTGCCTTATCTACTGCTCTGCCTTGAAAGAGTTCTCCTATCGAATAAAACAACATGACTGCCACTCCTTCGGGATATTCGCCAATATAAAAAGCTCCGATAGTGGCAACAGACATTAAGGTAAACTCACTAAAGAAATCTTTATGAATGATACTGCCCCATGCTTCTTTCATTACGGGCAGTCCCACAGGGAGATAGGCCAACAGATACCACACAAAAAAGACATAGCGCTCATGAAAGAAAGCAAAATCCAAAGCGTTCATTGCGATACCGCCTATAAGCATTACCGATGAAAGTAGTATCTTCCAATACTCACTGATAAAAGTAGACTCTTCTTTATTCTTTTGCACCTGCTCACATTCATGTCCATGACATTTGCATTGTCCCATATTCGTATCTTTTTTATTTCTGTTGCAAAGATAGCGACTAGGGGGTGCAACAAAGTTGCAAAGTTTAAAGAGAGCTTTTACGCGAAGAGAAGAGCCGGAAAAACAAAGAAGGGATATTGCTCCAACTTATCGTTGAAACATTTCAAAATGATCCTTTGCCCAAGAAGTAAGGCTAATGATATGGGGCATCAAAGAATGGCCAACTTCAGTCAGGGAATATTCCACACGTGGCGGTACCTCCGGATATACTTTTCGATGAACCAGCTTATCGGCTTCCAAGCGTTTCAAAGTAGACGATAACATCTTTTGAGAGATATCAATCATTTCTCTTTGAATCTCGCTAAAACGCAAAGTTCCCTTAGTATCTAATATATATAATATCAACATTGACCATTTATCACCAAAGCGATCAACCACATGCCGAATCGGACAATGAGCATATTCAACCGGAAGTTCTTTCATTCTTTTTTTATTTTGTAACTGCCTGCAAATCTACAAAACTATCTTTTAGTAACCAACTATGCATTATTAATTAACTAACAATAAAAACAAAGTATGTTAAAGCCTTTTTCGTAAACCTTTGTCGTTCAACAATTGTTACGTACAGGTAAGCGGCTTACTCTTTTGTATCCTCTTGCAAAGTATGAATCATTCCTTTATCTTTGTGTCATAACTTAATAAACAGCAGAGTAACAAATAACTAACAGAATAATGAAATGAAGAAAATTGTATTAATCGGAGCTAGTGGCTTCGTCGGTTCAGCCATTCTAAACGAGGCATTAAACAGGGGACATCAAGTAACAGCAGTGGTTCGTAATCCTGATAAGATTTCGACAAAACATGCTAATCTAACTATCACAAAAGGAGACGTTTCATCAGAAGAAGCGGTTAAAGTTCTTAGTGAAGGTGCTGATGCAGTAATCAGTGCCTACAATCCCGGATGGACAAACCCGGACATCTATGAAGAGACATTAAAGAATTATTCGGCTATCTTGAATGGTGTAAAGGCAGCCGGAGTGAAGCGTTTGCTTTGTGTAGGTGGTGCCGGAACATTATTCGTGGCTCCCGGTGTCCGTTTGCTGGATGCTGTTGAATTACCCGCAGCGATTGTACCCGGAGTAAAGTCATTGGGCAAATTCTACCTAGAAGTCCTTTCTGCCGAAAAAGAGATTGACTGGGTGTTCTTCTCACCGGCCGGCAACATTGCTCCGGGCGAACGCACAGGCAAATTCCGTTTAGGCAAAGATGATTTAATTGTAGATGCCGAAGGTAAGAGCAACATTTCCGTCGAAGATTATGCTGTTGCTATGATTGACGAATTAGAAGTTCCGGCTCATCATCAGGAACGTTTCACTATCGGATACTAAGTTTTCTTCCCAGCCACTGCTCATTCTACCTTCTGAATGAGCAGTGTATCCACTTATTTTCTTCCTCTCTGAGTACTTTCAGAAAATAATCTCCTCCATCGGTCCATCTCAGTAGCCAAAATGCCCGCTTCAACTTACAAGAGAAAAAAGATAGAATGATATTTCATACATTTGCATCAATCAAATGAATGAATATGAGAAAACAAGAAAATAAGAGTATTATGATGAAGCAGAGAAACATCTTTCTGGGAGTTATCATCTCTGTGGGAATGACTGTTCTATCCTCTTCTTCGCGCTTTATAGTAACAGATGCACTGCCAGGCAATATCATCAACGCAGCGTTGTATTCATTCCTTTTTTCAATGGTAGTGTGGTTTTCACATCTATACCTCTTCAATAATCGTACTTTCAGTCGACTAATAAAGAACACGTTTTGGCGCAGTTTTGTCAGTATCCTCATCGTTGCACTCTTCTCCTATCTATTCTGTGACAGATTTCTCTATGAGATTATCAGAAATGTTGATCATATCGACGAATCGCCTATCTTAAGCAAAAGACCAGGTATCCTGTTTGCACGAAACATCCTTCGAAGTACCA contains these protein-coding regions:
- a CDS encoding heavy metal translocating P-type ATPase; this encodes MGQCKCHGHECEQVQKNKEESTFISEYWKILLSSVMLIGGIAMNALDFAFFHERYVFFVWYLLAYLPVGLPVMKEAWGSIIHKDFFSEFTLMSVATIGAFYIGEYPEGVAVMLFYSIGELFQGRAVDKAKRNISDLLDVRPEKAMVVREGRLISEAPKQVQVGEAIEIKAGERVPLDGTMLSEAATFNTAALTGESVPRKIRCGEEVLAGMIVTDNVIRIKVTKPFDKSTLARILELVQDASERKAPAELFIRKFARIYTPIVIGLALLIVLIPFIYSFINLQFGFLFNDWLYKALVFLVISCPCALVISIPLGYFGGIGAASRLGILFKGGNYLDAITKINTVVFDKTGTLTKGTFEVQSCQCTSDISQKELIQLIASVESKSTHPIAKAIVHYAEKQCVEFIPTSNVAEIAGHGLKAEINNDIVLVGNTRLLLKFHITFPSELLSITETIVVCAIGNKYVGYVLLADELKEDALEAIRRLKALNIQNIQILSGDKQSIVTNFADKLGITQAYGDLLPEGKVRHLEELKRNKENEIAFVGDGMNDAPVLALSNVGIAMGGLGSDAAIETADVVIQTDQPSKVVTAIEIGRITRRIIRQNISLAFGVKLLVMILGAGGLATLWEAVFADVGVALIAIMNAVRIQKMIK
- a CDS encoding helix-turn-helix domain-containing protein — its product is MKELPVEYAHCPIRHVVDRFGDKWSMLILYILDTKGTLRFSEIQREMIDISQKMLSSTLKRLEADKLVHRKVYPEVPPRVEYSLTEVGHSLMPHIISLTSWAKDHFEMFQR
- a CDS encoding NAD(P)-dependent oxidoreductase, translating into MKKIVLIGASGFVGSAILNEALNRGHQVTAVVRNPDKISTKHANLTITKGDVSSEEAVKVLSEGADAVISAYNPGWTNPDIYEETLKNYSAILNGVKAAGVKRLLCVGGAGTLFVAPGVRLLDAVELPAAIVPGVKSLGKFYLEVLSAEKEIDWVFFSPAGNIAPGERTGKFRLGKDDLIVDAEGKSNISVEDYAVAMIDELEVPAHHQERFTIGY